One stretch of Priestia megaterium DNA includes these proteins:
- the def gene encoding peptide deformylase: MAKLKLVYHPNEVLEQECEVVKNFDNKLAKLLNGMYDLMLEADGVGLAAPQVGVLQQVAVVDVDDRHGKIELINPVIIEQRGEQIGPEGCLSFPGLFGDVARADYVKVRAQNRKGKPYFIEAKGFLARAIQHEIDHLHGVLFTEKVTKYYEEDELEG, translated from the coding sequence TTGGCTAAGCTTAAGCTTGTTTACCATCCTAATGAAGTACTTGAACAAGAATGTGAAGTCGTTAAAAACTTTGATAATAAATTAGCGAAATTACTAAACGGCATGTATGATTTAATGCTTGAAGCAGACGGTGTGGGTCTAGCTGCTCCTCAAGTAGGAGTTCTGCAGCAAGTGGCAGTGGTAGACGTGGATGACCGACACGGTAAAATTGAGTTAATTAATCCGGTAATTATTGAGCAACGAGGCGAACAAATCGGTCCAGAAGGCTGCCTAAGTTTTCCGGGCCTTTTTGGTGACGTGGCTCGAGCTGATTATGTGAAAGTACGTGCGCAAAATCGTAAAGGAAAACCTTATTTTATAGAAGCAAAAGGTTTTTTAGCACGAGCAATTCAACATGAAATTGATCATTTACACGGTGTATTGTTCACGGAAAAAGTAACAAAGTATTACGAAGAGGATGAACTAGAAGGGTAG
- the rsmB gene encoding 16S rRNA (cytosine(967)-C(5))-methyltransferase RsmB has product MSKYNVRDIALDILLAIEKNQAFSNLLLNNSIQKRGIQGKDAGLLTEIVYGTIQRRDTLDYGLAPFLKNPKKLQPWVRVLLRLSLYQMVYLDRVPDRAILHEAVEIAKKRGHKGIASMVNGVLRNIQRSGTPSLEEIQNPVERLAIETSHPLWLVKRWVEQYGLDKTRGICLANLMAPKQTIRVNSARFTQNEVKEALEKEGIVVEPGHFVEEALEVQKGNAAHTQAFREGMFTVQDESSMLVAHALGAEAEELILDSCAAPGGKSTHIAEQLKNSGKVISLDIHDHKVKLIAQQAERLHLTNIEPTVQDSRKAGEQFDKEMFDRILVDAPCSGFGVMRRKPDLKYTKTEQDVKQLARIQQDILNAVASLLKKGGTLVYSTCTIDRDENGDVVAAFLADHADFQKDETLAARMPQKLKQNVKHGEIQLLPDAQSDGFYIACLQKKV; this is encoded by the coding sequence ATGAGTAAGTACAACGTTCGAGACATAGCTTTAGATATTTTACTAGCTATTGAAAAAAATCAGGCATTCAGCAATCTATTGTTAAATAACAGCATACAAAAACGTGGTATTCAAGGAAAAGATGCAGGACTGTTAACGGAAATTGTGTATGGAACGATTCAAAGACGTGATACGTTAGATTACGGGTTAGCGCCTTTCTTGAAAAATCCAAAAAAGCTTCAGCCTTGGGTGCGAGTGCTGCTTCGTTTATCTCTTTACCAAATGGTATATTTAGACCGAGTGCCTGACCGGGCAATCCTTCATGAAGCAGTAGAAATTGCCAAAAAACGCGGTCACAAAGGAATTGCCTCAATGGTAAACGGCGTTTTACGAAATATTCAGCGTAGCGGCACGCCTTCTTTAGAAGAAATACAAAATCCTGTGGAGCGCTTGGCGATTGAAACGAGTCATCCATTGTGGCTTGTAAAACGCTGGGTGGAACAATATGGATTGGACAAAACACGCGGAATCTGTTTAGCTAATTTAATGGCCCCTAAACAAACAATCCGAGTAAACAGTGCACGCTTTACGCAAAATGAAGTAAAAGAAGCGCTTGAAAAAGAAGGTATTGTTGTAGAACCAGGCCATTTTGTAGAAGAAGCGCTAGAAGTTCAAAAAGGAAATGCAGCTCATACACAAGCATTTCGTGAAGGAATGTTTACCGTTCAAGATGAAAGCTCTATGTTAGTGGCTCATGCGCTCGGTGCAGAGGCAGAAGAGCTAATTTTAGATAGCTGTGCTGCACCGGGAGGGAAATCAACTCATATTGCAGAGCAGCTTAAAAACAGTGGTAAAGTTATTTCCTTGGACATTCATGACCATAAAGTAAAGCTGATTGCCCAGCAGGCAGAGCGTCTGCATCTTACCAATATTGAGCCGACAGTTCAAGACAGCCGCAAAGCGGGCGAACAGTTTGATAAAGAAATGTTTGACCGCATCTTAGTAGATGCCCCGTGCTCAGGTTTTGGTGTAATGAGACGAAAACCTGATTTGAAATATACAAAAACTGAGCAAGATGTAAAGCAGCTGGCGCGTATTCAACAAGATATTTTAAATGCGGTTGCGTCTTTATTAAAAAAAGGTGGGACCCTTGTATATAGTACATGTACAATTGACCGGGATGAAAATGGGGATGTTGTAGCAGCATTTTTAGCAGATCATGCTGATTTTCAAAAAGATGAAACACTTGCTGCACGGATGCCGCAAAAGCTTAAACAAAACGTAAAACATGGTGAAATTCAATTGCTGCCAGATGCACAAAGTGATGGATTTTATATTGCATGTTTACAGAAGAAGGTGTAA
- the fmt gene encoding methionyl-tRNA formyltransferase yields the protein MKVVFMGTPDFSVPVLQTLLKDGYEVVAVVTQPDRPKGRKRLLTPPPVKVEALKHEIPVLQPEKIRLEEEYQKVLAYEPDLIVTAAFGQILPTPILEAPKYGCINVHASLLPELRGGAPIHYSILQGKPKTGVTIMYMVEKLDAGDILTQVEVPIEERDHVGTLHDKLSAAGAKLLSETIPSLVKGEITPVKQNDDEATFASNIKREQEKIDWARTGEEIYNHIRGLHPWPVAYTTADGQVMKIWWGEKVSASGKPGTVLSLEEDGFIVATGNETAIKVTELQPAGKKRMDAAQYLRGTSVEVGTVLGDVNE from the coding sequence ATGAAAGTCGTATTTATGGGAACGCCGGATTTTTCAGTGCCGGTTTTACAAACATTACTTAAAGATGGATATGAAGTGGTCGCAGTGGTTACACAGCCGGACCGACCAAAAGGACGCAAGCGCTTATTAACACCTCCTCCAGTAAAAGTTGAGGCGTTAAAGCATGAAATACCTGTACTGCAGCCAGAAAAGATTCGTTTAGAAGAAGAATATCAGAAAGTATTAGCGTATGAGCCTGACCTAATTGTAACAGCGGCTTTTGGTCAAATTTTACCAACCCCTATTTTAGAAGCGCCTAAATACGGCTGTATTAACGTGCATGCTTCTCTGTTACCTGAACTGCGCGGAGGCGCGCCGATTCATTATTCAATTCTACAAGGTAAGCCGAAAACTGGTGTTACAATTATGTATATGGTAGAAAAATTAGATGCAGGTGATATCTTAACACAGGTAGAAGTTCCGATTGAAGAACGTGATCACGTTGGCACACTTCATGATAAACTCAGCGCTGCTGGTGCAAAATTGCTTTCAGAAACCATTCCTTCTCTTGTAAAAGGTGAAATTACGCCGGTTAAACAAAACGATGACGAAGCGACATTTGCTTCTAACATTAAGCGTGAACAAGAGAAAATTGATTGGGCCCGTACAGGAGAAGAAATTTATAACCATATCCGCGGACTTCACCCTTGGCCCGTTGCTTATACAACAGCAGACGGTCAGGTTATGAAAATTTGGTGGGGAGAGAAAGTATCCGCATCAGGCAAACCGGGTACCGTTTTATCACTTGAAGAGGATGGATTTATAGTAGCAACTGGAAATGAAACAGCTATTAAAGTGACGGAACTTCAGCCGGCTGGAAAAAAACGTATGGATGCAGCGCAGTACTTACGAGGTACATCCGTTGAAGTCGGAACAGTATTAGGGGATGTCAATGAGTAA